From Montipora foliosa isolate CH-2021 chromosome 6, ASM3666993v2, whole genome shotgun sequence, a single genomic window includes:
- the LOC138007524 gene encoding transcription factor 12-like isoform X7, translating to MCFSSAVIIHNIKVYSPGADDIMHPGDALTQSHYSPKGGIYADTYYMDHGSPDPWGHSGQLSTGSYSGSAGSYSNSYTMHPRDGMSDVRGIPVSALAKGPAIHQPRGYHHLAHSEPMERLSALPPMTSFRQSGMHHGQSSPYLHSSVSPPLNGSDPMAAHSSRAPASGSQTGDTLGKALASIYPTDNGGSYSSNPTTPVASPPPLASVGERPLSAGSGASGHSASWGRANQPTSPPYESHLHSLQSRMEERLDDAIHVLRTHAEGSLPPGMSPVVAGSLLSAAAAANAGVPAVGYSTSVGSSVPSVVQPVDQMSSTHSGMEEDHGMASPSSLSTRGAGAQMSPSNSETSESRYGSKMDTAVEGSKTSKEPSSKQDMNSNGDIDDRDNRELIVDDDVDDDKLMEEEEVEEGGGRLRVVREQERRYANNARERLRVRDINGAFKELGRMCMMHLQGDKSNSNTKQTKLVILHQAVSVITSLESQVRERNLNPKAACLKRREEEKVEEEAPEKRAVPGVDKPFDTTGAAAGRGRGRRGRRSSRGAFNGGGRGMPCGPLDGYEPTDHGEPPSLNA from the exons ATGTGCTTTTCCTCTGCAGTTATCATTCACAATATTAAA gtCTATTCGCCTGGTGCTGATGACATCATGCATCCTGGGGATGCTCTGACTCAATCTCATTACTCTCCAAAAGGAGGAATCTATGCGGATACATACTACATGG ATCATGGTTCGCCTGATCCATGGGGGCACTCAGGTCAGCTTAGCACAGGATCTTATTCAGGATCGGCAGGATCATATAGCAACAGCTATACCATGCACCCCAGAGATGGAATG AGCGATGTTCGTGGCATACCTGTTTCAGCCTTAGCAAAGGGCCCTGCTATTCATCAACCTAGG GGATACCACCATCTGGCCCACAGTGAGCCTATGGAGAGACTTTCAGCGCTTCCTCCAATGACTTCCTTTAGACAATCAGGAATGCATCATGGGCAGTCATCCCCTTATCTTCATTCTTCTGTGTCACCTCCCCTGAATGGAAGTGATCCAATgg CTGCCCACAGTTCCAGGGCACCAGCATCTGGCTCTCAGACTGGAGACACATTAGGAAAGGCTTTAGCATCG ATTTACCCAACAGACAATGGTGGATCATACTCATCCAATCCAACAACACCAGTTGCATCACCTCCTCCATTGGCAAGTGTTGGTGAAAGACCCTTGTCAG CTGGGTCAGGAGCTTCAGGACATTCTGCAAGCTGGGGAAGGGCAAACCAACCAACCTCACCCCCATATGAGAGCCACTTACACTCTCTG CAAAGCCGAATGGAGGAACGACTTGATGATGCTATTCACGTTCTTCGCACCCATGCAGAGGGCAGTCTCCCTCCTGGAATGTCACCTGTTGTGGCTGGTAGTTTACTGAGTGCAGCAGCGGCAGCGAATGCTGGGGTTCCAGCTGTTGGTTATTCCACTTCTGTAGGGAGCAGTGTTCCATCAGTTGTACAACCTGTGGATCAAATG AGTAGTACGCATAGTGGAATGGAAGAAGACCATGGTATGGCTTCTCCCAGTTCTTTATCTACTCGAGGAGCAGGGGCACAGATGTCTCCAAGTAACTCAGAGACCAGTGAATCAAGAT ATGGCTCCAAAATGGACACTGCAGTGGAAGGCTCAAAAACCAGCAAAGAACCCTCTTCCAAGCAAGACATGAATAGTAATGGCGATATTGATGACAGGGACAACAGGGAATTGATAGTAGATGATGATGTGGATGACGATAAATTaatggaagaagaagaagtggaGGAAGGAGGTGGTCGACTTAGAGTTGTGCGGGAGCAAGAAAGAAGATATGCCAATAATGCCAGAGAAAG GTTGAGAGTAAGAGACATAAATGGAGCCTTCAAAGAATTGGGACGAATGTGTATGATGCATTTACAGGGTGACAAATCCAACTCTAATACTAAACAGACTAAG CTTGTTATCCTTCATCAAGCAGTATCAGTTATTACAAGTTTAGAGTCGCAAGTACGAG AACGAAACCTAAACCCCAAGGCTGCGTGTCTGAAAAGGCGTGAAGAGGAGAAGGTAGAGGAAGAGGCCCCCGAGAAAAGAGCGGTTCCCGGTGTGGATAAACCTTTTGACACAACCGGAGCTGCGGCTGGACGGGGAAGAGGCAGACGCGGACGGAGATCCTCAAGAG GGGCGTTCAATGGTGGAGGCCGAGGTATGCCTTGTGGACCACTTGACGGATATGAACCGACGGACCATGGAGAACCACCCTCCTTAAATGCGTGA
- the LOC138007524 gene encoding transcription factor 12-like isoform X5: MWRHPYPHQRPLLPYHARGKVYSPGADDIMHPGDALTQSHYSPKGGIYADTYYMDHGSPDPWGHSGQLSTGSYSGSAGSYSNSYTMHPRDGMSDVRGIPVSALAKGPAIHQPRGYHHLAHSEPMERLSALPPMTSFRQSGMHHGQSSPYLHSSVSPPLNGSDPMAAHSSRAPASGSQTGDTLGKALASIYPTDNGGSYSSNPTTPVASPPPLASVGERPLSAGSGASGHSASWGRANQPTSPPYESHLHSLQSRMEERLDDAIHVLRTHAEGSLPPGMSPVVAGSLLSAAAAANAGVPAVGYSTSVGSSVPSVVQPVDQMSSTHSGMEEDHGMASPSSLSTRGAGAQMSPSNSETSESRYGSKMDTAVEGSKTSKEPSSKQDMNSNGDIDDRDNRELIVDDDVDDDKLMEEEEVEEGGGRLRVVREQERRYANNARERLRVRDINGAFKELGRMCMMHLQGDKSNSNTKQTKLVILHQAVSVITSLESQVRERNLNPKAACLKRREEEKVEEEAPEKRAVPGVDKPFDTTGAAAGRGRGRRGRRSSRGAFNGGGRGMPCGPLDGYEPTDHGEPPSLNA, encoded by the exons ATGTGGAGACATCCATATCCTCATCAAAGGCCCTTACTTCCCTATCATGCAAGGGGAAAG gtCTATTCGCCTGGTGCTGATGACATCATGCATCCTGGGGATGCTCTGACTCAATCTCATTACTCTCCAAAAGGAGGAATCTATGCGGATACATACTACATGG ATCATGGTTCGCCTGATCCATGGGGGCACTCAGGTCAGCTTAGCACAGGATCTTATTCAGGATCGGCAGGATCATATAGCAACAGCTATACCATGCACCCCAGAGATGGAATG AGCGATGTTCGTGGCATACCTGTTTCAGCCTTAGCAAAGGGCCCTGCTATTCATCAACCTAGG GGATACCACCATCTGGCCCACAGTGAGCCTATGGAGAGACTTTCAGCGCTTCCTCCAATGACTTCCTTTAGACAATCAGGAATGCATCATGGGCAGTCATCCCCTTATCTTCATTCTTCTGTGTCACCTCCCCTGAATGGAAGTGATCCAATgg CTGCCCACAGTTCCAGGGCACCAGCATCTGGCTCTCAGACTGGAGACACATTAGGAAAGGCTTTAGCATCG ATTTACCCAACAGACAATGGTGGATCATACTCATCCAATCCAACAACACCAGTTGCATCACCTCCTCCATTGGCAAGTGTTGGTGAAAGACCCTTGTCAG CTGGGTCAGGAGCTTCAGGACATTCTGCAAGCTGGGGAAGGGCAAACCAACCAACCTCACCCCCATATGAGAGCCACTTACACTCTCTG CAAAGCCGAATGGAGGAACGACTTGATGATGCTATTCACGTTCTTCGCACCCATGCAGAGGGCAGTCTCCCTCCTGGAATGTCACCTGTTGTGGCTGGTAGTTTACTGAGTGCAGCAGCGGCAGCGAATGCTGGGGTTCCAGCTGTTGGTTATTCCACTTCTGTAGGGAGCAGTGTTCCATCAGTTGTACAACCTGTGGATCAAATG AGTAGTACGCATAGTGGAATGGAAGAAGACCATGGTATGGCTTCTCCCAGTTCTTTATCTACTCGAGGAGCAGGGGCACAGATGTCTCCAAGTAACTCAGAGACCAGTGAATCAAGAT ATGGCTCCAAAATGGACACTGCAGTGGAAGGCTCAAAAACCAGCAAAGAACCCTCTTCCAAGCAAGACATGAATAGTAATGGCGATATTGATGACAGGGACAACAGGGAATTGATAGTAGATGATGATGTGGATGACGATAAATTaatggaagaagaagaagtggaGGAAGGAGGTGGTCGACTTAGAGTTGTGCGGGAGCAAGAAAGAAGATATGCCAATAATGCCAGAGAAAG GTTGAGAGTAAGAGACATAAATGGAGCCTTCAAAGAATTGGGACGAATGTGTATGATGCATTTACAGGGTGACAAATCCAACTCTAATACTAAACAGACTAAG CTTGTTATCCTTCATCAAGCAGTATCAGTTATTACAAGTTTAGAGTCGCAAGTACGAG AACGAAACCTAAACCCCAAGGCTGCGTGTCTGAAAAGGCGTGAAGAGGAGAAGGTAGAGGAAGAGGCCCCCGAGAAAAGAGCGGTTCCCGGTGTGGATAAACCTTTTGACACAACCGGAGCTGCGGCTGGACGGGGAAGAGGCAGACGCGGACGGAGATCCTCAAGAG GGGCGTTCAATGGTGGAGGCCGAGGTATGCCTTGTGGACCACTTGACGGATATGAACCGACGGACCATGGAGAACCACCCTCCTTAAATGCGTGA
- the LOC138007524 gene encoding transcription factor 12-like isoform X6, producing the protein MWRHPYPHQRPLLPYHARGKVYSPGADDIMHPGDALTQSHYSPKGGIYADTYYMDHGSPDPWGHSGQLSTGSYSGSAGSYSNSYTMHPRDGMSDVRGIPVSALAKGPAIHQPRGYHHLAHSEPMERLSALPPMTSFRQSGMHHGQSSPYLHSSVSPPLNGSDPMAAHSSRAPASGSQTGDTLGKALASIYPTDNGGSYSSNPTTPVASPPPLASVGERPLSAGSGASGHSASWGRANQPTSPPYESHLHSLQSRMEERLDDAIHVLRTHAEGSLPPGMSPVVAGSLLSAAAAANAGVPAVGYSTSVGSSVPSVVQPVDQMSSTHSGMEEDHGMASPSSLSTRGAGAQMSPSNSETSESRYGSKMDTAVEGSKTSKEPSSKQDMNSNGDIDDRDNRELIVDDDVDDDKLMEEEEVEEGGGRLRVVREQERRYANNARERMRVRDINGAFKELGRMCQLHLESDKPQTKLVILHQAVSVITSLESQVRERNLNPKAACLKRREEEKVEEEAPEKRAVPGVDKPFDTTGAAAGRGRGRRGRRSSRGAFNGGGRGMPCGPLDGYEPTDHGEPPSLNA; encoded by the exons ATGTGGAGACATCCATATCCTCATCAAAGGCCCTTACTTCCCTATCATGCAAGGGGAAAG gtCTATTCGCCTGGTGCTGATGACATCATGCATCCTGGGGATGCTCTGACTCAATCTCATTACTCTCCAAAAGGAGGAATCTATGCGGATACATACTACATGG ATCATGGTTCGCCTGATCCATGGGGGCACTCAGGTCAGCTTAGCACAGGATCTTATTCAGGATCGGCAGGATCATATAGCAACAGCTATACCATGCACCCCAGAGATGGAATG AGCGATGTTCGTGGCATACCTGTTTCAGCCTTAGCAAAGGGCCCTGCTATTCATCAACCTAGG GGATACCACCATCTGGCCCACAGTGAGCCTATGGAGAGACTTTCAGCGCTTCCTCCAATGACTTCCTTTAGACAATCAGGAATGCATCATGGGCAGTCATCCCCTTATCTTCATTCTTCTGTGTCACCTCCCCTGAATGGAAGTGATCCAATgg CTGCCCACAGTTCCAGGGCACCAGCATCTGGCTCTCAGACTGGAGACACATTAGGAAAGGCTTTAGCATCG ATTTACCCAACAGACAATGGTGGATCATACTCATCCAATCCAACAACACCAGTTGCATCACCTCCTCCATTGGCAAGTGTTGGTGAAAGACCCTTGTCAG CTGGGTCAGGAGCTTCAGGACATTCTGCAAGCTGGGGAAGGGCAAACCAACCAACCTCACCCCCATATGAGAGCCACTTACACTCTCTG CAAAGCCGAATGGAGGAACGACTTGATGATGCTATTCACGTTCTTCGCACCCATGCAGAGGGCAGTCTCCCTCCTGGAATGTCACCTGTTGTGGCTGGTAGTTTACTGAGTGCAGCAGCGGCAGCGAATGCTGGGGTTCCAGCTGTTGGTTATTCCACTTCTGTAGGGAGCAGTGTTCCATCAGTTGTACAACCTGTGGATCAAATG AGTAGTACGCATAGTGGAATGGAAGAAGACCATGGTATGGCTTCTCCCAGTTCTTTATCTACTCGAGGAGCAGGGGCACAGATGTCTCCAAGTAACTCAGAGACCAGTGAATCAAGAT ATGGCTCCAAAATGGACACTGCAGTGGAAGGCTCAAAAACCAGCAAAGAACCCTCTTCCAAGCAAGACATGAATAGTAATGGCGATATTGATGACAGGGACAACAGGGAATTGATAGTAGATGATGATGTGGATGACGATAAATTaatggaagaagaagaagtggaGGAAGGAGGTGGTCGACTTAGAGTTGTGCGGGAGCAAGAAAGAAGATATGCCAATAATGCCAGAGAAAG GATGAGGGTTCGAGACATCAACGGTGCCTTCAAAGAATTGGGCAGAATGTGTCAATTGCATTTAGAGAGCGACAAACCCCAGACCAAG CTTGTTATCCTTCATCAAGCAGTATCAGTTATTACAAGTTTAGAGTCGCAAGTACGAG AACGAAACCTAAACCCCAAGGCTGCGTGTCTGAAAAGGCGTGAAGAGGAGAAGGTAGAGGAAGAGGCCCCCGAGAAAAGAGCGGTTCCCGGTGTGGATAAACCTTTTGACACAACCGGAGCTGCGGCTGGACGGGGAAGAGGCAGACGCGGACGGAGATCCTCAAGAG GGGCGTTCAATGGTGGAGGCCGAGGTATGCCTTGTGGACCACTTGACGGATATGAACCGACGGACCATGGAGAACCACCCTCCTTAAATGCGTGA